A single Ctenopharyngodon idella isolate HZGC_01 chromosome 22, HZGC01, whole genome shotgun sequence DNA region contains:
- the irx7 gene encoding iroquois homeobox 7: MPASPTGFGNFFMDRNINMPAGYQLLGCPPGMQQPPPHLVGMAGVPLPFSGIPGYSFIPYPHPGHMAHISNSYDLKAASPYHQALLGRGGPYYTPYRPIPADDPSRVTKVATRESTSALKAWLSEHLKNPYPTKGEKIMLAIVTKMSLTQVSTWFANARRRLKKENRVSWASKGKSDEEDEEEEGESEEEGSLRKGTEDEDEIDPQTVDEEDEDAAVEDRLAEGLDQQKESDKSDTSCESKREACKQNVDVQKPKIWSLAETATSDIKKPNDLKHLQSPDFGKWWAGWPSRDSYSPVNLSTHDLLKQSQ, from the exons ATGCCTGCTTCACCAACGGGGTTTGGAAACTTCTTCATGGACAGAAACATCAACATGCCCGCTGGATATCAATTATTGGGCTGCCCACCTGGAATGCAACAGCCACCGCCACATCTTGTGGGCATGGCTGGGGTGCCCTTACCTTTCTCAGGAATACCGGGGTACAGCTTCATCCCTTATCCTCATCCGGGACACATGGCACACATT AGCAATTCCTATGACCTCAAGGCTGCATCACCGTATCACCAAGCTCTCCTCGGACGTGGAGGACCCTATTACACTCCTTATCGTCCCATACCAGCTGATGACCCCAGTCGGGTCACCAAGGTGGCCACCCGGGAGAGCACCAGCGCTTTGAAGGCCTGGCTCAGCGAGCACCTGAAAAACCCATATCCCACCAAAGGCGAGAAGATCATGCTTGCCATCGTCACAAAGATGAGCCTTACGCAGGTGTCAACGTGGTTCGCCAACGCTCGGCGCCGCCTGAAGAAGGAGAACCGGGTCAGCTGGGCCTCCAAAGGAAAGTCCGAcgaggaggatgaggaagaggagggtGAGAGCGAAGAGGAGGGGTCCTTGAGGAAAGGCACGGAGGATGAAGATGAGATCGATCCTCAAACGGTTGATGAGGAGGACGAGGATGCCGCGGTGGAGGACCGATTAGCGGAAGGACTTGATCAGCAAAAGGAAAGTGACAAGTCTGACACATCGTGTGAGAGCAAAAGAGAGGCGTGTAAGCAAAACGTCGATGTCCAGAAACCTAAAATCTGGTCTCTCGCGGAAACCGCGACCTCCGATATCAAGAAACCCAACGATTTGAAACATCTTCAAAGCCCAGACTTTGGGAAATGGTGGGCTGGATGGCCTTCAAGGGACTCCTACTCACCTGTAAACCTTTCCACACACGACCTTCTCAAACAAAGTCAATGA
- the cd40 gene encoding tumor necrosis factor receptor superfamily member 5 has product MGLRGINNWLQRSVSTDFAIMRAVFVLYLLVTLLYHVSCCEKETHYMKDGKCCKMCGPGKRMLVEDKCEDPACQDCPNGEYQSGYTRETKCERQPYCDINLHFKPQQAYPSKTSISECECEPGYYCTQDDDCSTCMEHTVCKPGQRLAKKGSPVSDTVCEACKNGTFSTEDSADTCKEWKTCEHGYDANTPGTSTSDRTCLGAPIYRVLIGVGVAVILLLLAIIFFVLYKTKKNTGWMEIPTMKPKTTILTLIKKPDIDIEKTPQQPQQPEEDIDNSVPVSPTPSNMTENGNFVVQELGKEHIVSCTETNSYS; this is encoded by the exons ATGGGTTTGCGAGGCATTAACAACTGGTTGCAACGATCCGTTTCTACAGATTTTGCCATCATGAGGGCTGTATTCGTTCTTTATCTGCTG GTCACACTGTTGTACCATGTGTCATGCTGTGAGAAGGAAACACATTATATGAAGGATGGTAAATGCTGCAAGATGTGTGGACCAG GTAAGAGGATGTTGGTGGAAGACAAGTGTGAAGACCCAGCGTGTCAGGACTGCCCAAATGGAGAGTATCAGAGCGGCTACACAAGAGAAACCAAATGCGAACGCCAGCCATACTGTGACATCA ATTTACATTTTAAGCCACAACAAGCTTATCCCAGTAAAACCAGTATAAGCGAATGCGAATGTGAACCTGGATACTACTGTACACAAGATGATGACTGCAGCACTTGTATGGAACACACAGTGTGTAAGCCAGGACAGAGACTCGCCAAAAAAG GTTCACCGGTCAGTGATACAGTGTGTGAAGCATGTAAAAATGGAACATTCTCCACTGAAGATTCAGCCGACACTTGCAAGGAATGGAAAAC ATGTGAACATGGATATGATGCAAACACTCCTGGCACTTCAACCTCAGATCGGACCTGTT TGGGTGCACCCATTTACAGAGTTCTCATTGGCGTGGGAGTTGCAGTAATTTTGTTGCTATTGgccataattttttttgttttgtacaaGACAAAAA AAAATACAGGATGGATGGAG ATCCCCACAATGAAGCCGAAGACAACCATCTTAACTTTGATAAAGAAACCAGATATAGATATTGAGAAGACACCCCAACAACCACAACAGCCTGAAGAGGACATTGACAACAGTGTACCCGTGAGCCCCACGCCAAGTAACATGACAGAAAATGGAAATTTTGTTGTTCAAGAGCTAGGCAAAGAACATATTGTCTCATGTACTGAAACAAATTCATACTCATAA